Proteins from a genomic interval of Mycolicibacterium grossiae:
- a CDS encoding rubredoxin: protein MTDEAYRLFVCVQCGFEYDEAKGWPEDGIAPGTRWDDIPDDWSCPDCGAAKSDFEMVEVARP from the coding sequence ATGACCGACGAGGCGTACCGGCTGTTCGTCTGCGTGCAGTGCGGGTTCGAGTACGACGAGGCCAAGGGCTGGCCGGAGGACGGGATCGCTCCCGGCACCCGCTGGGACGACATCCCCGATGACTGGAGTTGCCCCGACTGTGGAGCGGCGAAGTCCGACTTCGAGATGGTCGAGGTCGCCCGTCCGTGA
- a CDS encoding amino acid permease, with amino-acid sequence MADRWRIKSVEQSIADTDEPDTRLRKDLTWRDLTVFGVSVVIGAGIFTITASTAGDLTGPAISVSFVIAAVTCGLAALCYAEFASTVPVAGSAYTFSYATFGEFTAWIIGWDLILEFAVAAAVVAKGWSSYLGTVFGFSGGTVDLGPVTLDWGALLIIAVLCALLARGTKLSSNVSAVITAIKVTVVLLVVIVGAFYVKAANYTPFVPPAETGEASGSGIDQSVFSLLTGAEGSTYGVYGVLAGASIVFFAFIGFDIVATTAEETKNPQRDVPRGILFSLGIVTLLYVAVSVVLSGMVSYTELKSGPDGQANLASAFAANGVDWAATIISIGALAGLTTVVMVLLLGQIRVLFAMSRDGLLPHGLAKTSSHGTPVRITVVVGIVVALAASVFPIERLEEMVNVGTLFAFVLVSAGVIVLRRTRPDLQRGFRAPLVPVLPILSILACVWLMLNLTGLTWIRFAIWMVIGLVIYLLYGRRKSLLARRAAEASAR; translated from the coding sequence ATGGCGGACCGCTGGCGGATCAAGTCGGTCGAGCAGTCGATCGCGGACACCGACGAACCGGACACCCGGTTGCGCAAGGACCTCACGTGGCGCGACCTGACCGTCTTCGGGGTGTCGGTGGTGATCGGCGCCGGCATCTTCACCATCACCGCCTCGACGGCCGGCGACCTGACCGGTCCGGCCATCTCGGTGTCCTTCGTCATCGCCGCCGTGACGTGCGGGCTGGCGGCGCTGTGCTACGCCGAGTTCGCCTCGACAGTGCCCGTCGCGGGCAGCGCGTACACCTTCTCCTATGCCACCTTCGGCGAGTTCACGGCGTGGATCATCGGCTGGGACCTCATCCTCGAGTTCGCCGTGGCCGCGGCCGTGGTGGCCAAGGGCTGGTCGTCGTATCTGGGAACGGTGTTCGGCTTCTCCGGTGGCACCGTCGACCTCGGACCGGTCACGCTCGACTGGGGCGCATTGCTCATCATCGCGGTGCTGTGCGCGCTGCTCGCCCGCGGCACCAAGCTGTCGTCGAACGTCAGCGCCGTCATCACGGCGATCAAGGTGACCGTGGTGCTGCTCGTCGTCATCGTCGGTGCGTTCTACGTCAAGGCCGCCAACTACACGCCGTTCGTTCCGCCCGCGGAGACCGGTGAGGCGTCCGGCTCGGGCATCGACCAGTCGGTCTTCTCGCTGCTCACCGGCGCCGAGGGCAGCACCTACGGCGTGTACGGGGTGCTCGCGGGTGCGTCGATCGTGTTCTTCGCCTTCATCGGCTTCGACATCGTCGCCACCACGGCCGAGGAAACCAAGAACCCGCAGCGCGACGTCCCGCGCGGCATCCTCTTCTCGCTCGGGATCGTCACCCTGCTGTACGTCGCGGTGTCGGTGGTGCTGTCGGGCATGGTGTCCTACACCGAACTGAAGTCCGGACCCGACGGGCAGGCCAACCTGGCGTCCGCCTTCGCCGCGAACGGCGTGGACTGGGCCGCGACGATCATCTCGATCGGGGCGCTCGCCGGTCTGACGACCGTCGTCATGGTGCTGCTGTTGGGTCAGATCCGCGTGCTGTTCGCGATGTCGCGCGACGGCCTGCTGCCGCACGGACTGGCCAAGACCAGCTCGCACGGCACGCCGGTGCGCATCACGGTGGTCGTCGGCATCGTGGTGGCCCTCGCCGCGTCGGTCTTCCCGATCGAACGCCTCGAGGAGATGGTGAACGTCGGCACGCTGTTCGCCTTCGTGCTGGTGTCGGCCGGCGTGATCGTGCTGCGCCGCACGCGTCCCGACCTGCAGCGCGGGTTCCGGGCGCCACTCGTTCCGGTGCTCCCCATCCTGTCGATCCTGGCGTGCGTCTGGCTGATGCTGAACCTCACCGGGCTCACCTGGATCCGGTTCGCCATCTGGATGGTGATCGGCCTCGTGATCTACCTGCTCTACGGCCGGCGCAAGTCCCTGCTGGCCCGCCGGGCGGCGGAGGCCTCCGCTCGGTAA
- a CDS encoding TetR/AcrR family transcriptional regulator, which produces MARTRADVSRAALQVLTTEGADALTHAHVADIAGYSKTTLYTHWPSRVELIALALDAIGEMPHQERTDDLRSDLIGELRIFRQAVRDFRLDQILSVMAQWASVEEMAQIRDRINSDGQRPIRGMLGELFSGAELEATISMLSGVVACPTLMFGTAPDDGVIEAAVDLVLAGARR; this is translated from the coding sequence TGCAGGTCCTCACCACCGAGGGCGCCGACGCCCTGACCCACGCCCACGTGGCCGACATCGCCGGCTACTCGAAGACGACCCTCTACACGCACTGGCCGTCCCGGGTGGAGTTGATCGCCCTGGCGTTGGACGCGATCGGCGAGATGCCGCACCAGGAGCGCACCGACGATCTGCGCTCCGACCTGATCGGCGAGCTGCGCATCTTCCGTCAGGCGGTGCGCGACTTCCGGCTGGACCAGATCCTGTCGGTGATGGCGCAGTGGGCCTCCGTCGAGGAGATGGCCCAGATCCGCGACCGCATCAACTCCGACGGCCAACGTCCCATCCGGGGCATGCTCGGCGAGCTGTTCAGCGGCGCCGAACTCGAGGCGACGATCTCGATGCTCTCCGGCGTGGTCGCCTGCCCGACGCTGATGTTCGGGACTGCACCCGACGACGGCGTCATCGAGGCCGCCGTCGACCTGGTGCTCGCCGGCGCCCGGCGCTGA
- a CDS encoding acyl-CoA dehydrogenase family protein, producing MTESLRPAISSAAAEADRCGAIPADLRDALRAAGAFRLFTPREFGGWEAPLPVALEVYERFGYLDASVGLLVWNANFGFVGALLDPAGAARVWADGKEPVFANSGLPGTAVPVEGGYRLTGEWRIVSGIRGADWVVLVGLTPEVRLFVVPVDQVSVRDGWDVTGMRATGSHDVTADGVFVPTELVVDLGSAPHVDRPLYRGFVPALVFPGCSAVALGIARRAIDETVALVGSKPVMTGGTSAETARTQHVVATSEAAVTAAWLLLRHAARDVDAAGADVTLQQRAALRAAMSHAAEVSRQALVALHGIAGSAVLYRSNPVERVFRDGMVAVQHANHSAVFMEAAGRVRLGLQPGLPLF from the coding sequence ATGACCGAGTCCCTGCGGCCGGCGATCAGCAGTGCCGCCGCCGAGGCGGACCGGTGCGGCGCCATCCCCGCTGATCTGCGTGACGCGCTGCGGGCGGCCGGGGCGTTCCGTCTCTTCACGCCGCGGGAGTTCGGCGGGTGGGAGGCGCCGCTGCCGGTCGCCCTCGAGGTCTACGAACGGTTCGGCTACCTCGACGCCTCGGTCGGTCTGCTGGTGTGGAATGCGAACTTCGGCTTCGTCGGCGCGCTACTCGATCCGGCAGGAGCGGCCCGGGTGTGGGCCGACGGAAAGGAGCCGGTCTTCGCGAATTCCGGTCTGCCGGGAACCGCGGTACCGGTCGAGGGCGGGTATCGGCTGACGGGAGAGTGGCGGATCGTCAGTGGCATCCGGGGGGCCGACTGGGTGGTGCTGGTCGGGCTGACCCCCGAGGTCCGGCTCTTCGTGGTGCCCGTCGACCAGGTGTCGGTGCGCGACGGCTGGGACGTCACCGGGATGCGCGCCACGGGCAGTCACGACGTCACGGCCGACGGCGTGTTCGTGCCGACGGAACTGGTGGTCGACCTCGGGTCCGCGCCGCACGTCGACCGGCCGCTCTACCGCGGGTTCGTCCCGGCTCTGGTGTTCCCGGGATGCAGCGCGGTGGCGCTCGGCATCGCCCGCCGCGCCATCGACGAAACCGTCGCGCTCGTCGGGTCCAAGCCGGTGATGACCGGCGGGACGTCCGCTGAGACGGCGCGTACCCAACACGTGGTGGCGACGTCCGAGGCGGCCGTGACGGCGGCCTGGCTGCTGCTGCGGCACGCGGCGCGAGACGTCGACGCCGCGGGTGCCGACGTGACGCTGCAGCAGCGCGCCGCGCTACGAGCCGCCATGTCCCACGCGGCCGAGGTGAGCCGGCAGGCGTTGGTGGCGCTGCACGGGATCGCCGGCTCGGCCGTGCTCTACCGCTCCAACCCCGTCGAGCGGGTCTTCCGTGACGGCATGGTCGCCGTACAGCACGCGAACCACTCGGCGGTCTTCATGGAGGCGGCGGGTCGGGTGCGGCTCGGCCTGCAACCCGGGTTGCCCCTGTTCTGA
- a CDS encoding RNA polymerase sigma factor, whose translation MSEMVTGQPTDAELVLAAQHGDVGALGLLLARHEASMRAVAVGILGFRPEAEDAVQDAALVALRRLTDLRDPSAVTPWLHAIVRNGCRMQVRRTPPLPLADLTSLLPVSLDGDPAALLDQQALADWVWSAIERLSPTLRLVTMLRYFTGVTAYEQLADVCGVPVGTVRSRLNQARRKLYDALLDTADAPHDDATAWTRVHRQHAEEILHAAVHGDFGAALAARWDPRLRTTWPGGVHTVGLDHLSRAMDQDLDDGVRQRLTNVVAGREVVIWETDLINPPDDPFHCPPAVLWVQSLHGGRVSGLSMFHPHPRGRVEPAA comes from the coding sequence ATGAGCGAGATGGTGACCGGGCAACCGACGGACGCCGAGCTGGTGCTGGCCGCCCAGCACGGTGACGTCGGCGCACTGGGTCTGCTGCTGGCCCGGCACGAGGCGTCGATGCGCGCCGTCGCCGTCGGCATCCTGGGTTTTCGTCCCGAGGCCGAGGACGCCGTCCAGGACGCCGCCCTGGTGGCGCTGCGGCGGCTGACCGATCTGCGCGACCCGAGCGCGGTGACGCCGTGGCTGCACGCGATCGTGCGCAACGGCTGCCGGATGCAGGTGCGGCGGACGCCGCCGCTGCCGCTGGCCGACCTGACGTCGCTGCTGCCGGTGAGCCTCGACGGCGACCCCGCCGCACTGCTCGATCAGCAGGCGCTGGCCGACTGGGTGTGGAGCGCCATCGAGCGGCTCTCCCCGACGCTGCGGTTGGTGACGATGCTGCGCTACTTCACCGGCGTCACCGCCTACGAGCAGCTCGCCGACGTGTGCGGAGTGCCCGTCGGCACGGTGCGCAGCCGGCTGAACCAGGCGCGGCGCAAGCTCTACGACGCGCTGCTCGACACCGCCGATGCCCCGCACGACGACGCGACCGCCTGGACGCGCGTGCACCGGCAACACGCCGAGGAGATCCTGCACGCCGCGGTGCACGGCGACTTCGGCGCGGCGCTCGCGGCGCGCTGGGACCCGCGCCTGCGAACGACCTGGCCCGGCGGCGTGCACACCGTGGGCCTCGACCACCTGTCGCGCGCCATGGATCAGGACCTCGACGACGGGGTCCGACAGCGCCTGACCAACGTCGTCGCCGGCCGCGAGGTGGTGATCTGGGAGACGGACCTGATCAACCCGCCCGACGACCCGTTCCACTGCCCGCCCGCCGTGCTGTGGGTGCAGTCCCTGCACGGCGGACGGGTGAGCGGGCTGTCGATGTTCCATCCGCACCCCAGGGGGCGCGTCGAACCCGCCGCGTGA
- the ahcY gene encoding adenosylhomocysteinase translates to MTAPTLTADVLNGIDFKVADLSLADYGRKEIRLAEHEMPGLMELRREYHDVQPLKGARISGSLHMTVQTAVLIETLTALGAEVRWASCNIFSTQDHAAAAIVVGPHGTPEEPQGIPVFAWKGETLEEYWWAAEQMLTWSGEPANMILDDGGDATMMVLRGAQYEKAGVVPPAEDDDSAEWKIFLGVLRQRFETEKDKWTKIAASVKGVTEETTTGVLRLYQFAAAGELAFPAINVNDSVTKSKFDNKYGTRHSLVDGINRGTDALIGGKKVLICGYGDVGKGCAESLAGQGARVQVTEIDPINALQALMDGYDVVTVEQAIADADIVITSTGNKDIITLDHMKAMKDHSILGNIGHFDNEIDMAALERSGATRINIKPQVDEWTFKESGKSIIVLSEGRLLNLGNATGHPSFVMSNSFSNQVIAQIELWTKNDEYDNEVYRLAKHLDEKVAKIHVEALGGTLTKLSKDQAEYIGVDVEGPYKPEHYRY, encoded by the coding sequence ATGACTGCACCTACCCTGACCGCCGACGTCCTCAACGGCATCGACTTCAAGGTCGCCGACCTCTCGCTGGCCGACTACGGCCGCAAGGAGATCCGCCTCGCCGAGCACGAGATGCCCGGCCTGATGGAACTGCGCCGCGAGTACCACGACGTGCAACCGCTCAAGGGTGCGCGCATCTCCGGTTCCCTGCACATGACCGTGCAGACCGCCGTGCTGATCGAGACGCTGACCGCGCTGGGCGCGGAGGTCCGCTGGGCGTCCTGCAACATCTTCTCCACCCAGGACCATGCGGCCGCGGCCATCGTCGTCGGCCCGCACGGCACGCCCGAGGAGCCGCAGGGCATCCCGGTGTTCGCGTGGAAGGGCGAGACGCTCGAGGAGTACTGGTGGGCGGCCGAGCAGATGCTCACCTGGTCCGGTGAGCCCGCCAACATGATCCTCGACGACGGTGGCGACGCGACCATGATGGTGCTGCGCGGCGCGCAGTACGAGAAGGCCGGCGTCGTCCCGCCCGCCGAGGACGACGACTCCGCCGAGTGGAAGATCTTCCTCGGCGTGCTGCGTCAGCGCTTCGAGACCGAGAAGGACAAGTGGACGAAGATCGCCGCGTCGGTCAAGGGCGTCACCGAGGAGACGACGACCGGCGTGCTGCGGCTGTACCAGTTCGCTGCGGCCGGTGAGCTGGCGTTCCCCGCGATCAACGTCAACGACTCGGTCACCAAGAGCAAGTTCGACAACAAGTACGGCACCCGCCACTCACTGGTCGACGGCATCAACCGCGGCACCGACGCCCTGATCGGCGGCAAGAAGGTGCTGATCTGTGGCTACGGCGACGTGGGCAAGGGCTGCGCCGAGTCGCTGGCCGGCCAGGGCGCCCGCGTCCAGGTCACCGAGATCGACCCGATCAACGCGCTGCAGGCCCTGATGGACGGCTACGACGTGGTGACCGTCGAGCAGGCCATCGCCGACGCCGACATCGTCATCACCTCGACCGGCAACAAGGACATCATCACCCTCGACCACATGAAGGCGATGAAGGATCACTCGATCCTGGGCAACATCGGTCACTTCGACAACGAGATCGACATGGCTGCCCTGGAGCGTTCCGGTGCGACGCGGATCAACATCAAGCCGCAGGTCGACGAGTGGACCTTCAAGGAGTCCGGCAAGTCGATCATCGTGCTGTCCGAGGGCCGTCTGCTGAACCTCGGCAACGCGACCGGACACCCCTCGTTCGTGATGAGCAACAGCTTCTCCAACCAGGTGATCGCCCAGATCGAGCTGTGGACCAAGAACGACGAGTACGACAACGAGGTCTACCGGCTGGCCAAGCACCTCGACGAGAAGGTCGCCAAGATCCACGTCGAGGCACTCGGTGGCACGCTCACCAAGCTCAGCAAGGACCAGGCGGAGTACATCGGCGTCGACGTCGAAGGCCCGTACAAGCCGGAGCACTACCGGTACTGA
- a CDS encoding rubredoxin — protein sequence MTAYRCPGCDYVYDEALGAPREGFAAGTTWERVPDDWTCPDCAVREKIDFEEMAR from the coding sequence ATGACCGCCTACCGCTGCCCCGGGTGCGACTACGTATACGACGAGGCGCTGGGTGCGCCGCGCGAGGGGTTCGCGGCGGGCACGACGTGGGAGCGCGTGCCCGACGACTGGACCTGTCCGGACTGTGCGGTCCGGGAGAAGATCGACTTCGAGGAGATGGCGCGATGA
- a CDS encoding FAD-dependent oxidoreductase — protein sequence MGKHAVVIGGSLAGLCAARVLADHVDRVTIYERDELPDSPANRPGVPQGHHVHLLMARGAEEFDGLYPGLLDDMVAAGVPILENRPDCIHFGAAGHVLGTAHRLQDEFTAYVPSRAHLEWQIRRRTLALPNVELVRRSIAEPWWDAAAQRVRGVLFDVGDVAGGASADLVVDATGRATRLPMWLSQWGFDAPREDTVDVGIAYATHQVHIPEGLLQEKVVVAGASREEPVGLGMLLYEDGYWRLTTFGTGKVPPPRDFAEMCDLADRILPERFARAVRRGTPVGEVAQHKYPKSRWRRYDKLTRFPAGIIPFGDSVVSFNPTYGQGMTMTAIQAGNLSRALAAGPADATDLASRLAKATAKTTFPVWMMTAIGDHALHNAAGDAPRWYGPVGSLFDQFLGAAETDPVLAEWFLRRFSLLDSLYMVPSPRLVGRTIAHNVRLWTAEKRAARRERQPVSAG from the coding sequence ATGGGGAAACATGCGGTGGTCATCGGGGGGAGCCTCGCCGGCCTGTGCGCGGCCCGGGTGCTGGCCGATCACGTCGACCGGGTGACGATCTACGAGCGCGACGAGCTGCCCGACAGCCCGGCGAACCGGCCCGGCGTTCCGCAGGGCCACCACGTCCACCTCCTGATGGCGCGCGGCGCCGAGGAGTTCGACGGGCTCTACCCGGGGCTGCTCGACGACATGGTCGCCGCCGGCGTGCCCATCCTGGAGAACCGGCCCGACTGCATCCACTTCGGCGCGGCCGGCCACGTGCTGGGCACGGCGCACCGCCTGCAGGACGAGTTCACCGCCTACGTGCCGAGCCGGGCCCACCTCGAATGGCAGATCCGCCGCCGCACGCTCGCCCTACCCAACGTCGAGCTGGTGCGGCGCAGCATCGCCGAGCCGTGGTGGGACGCCGCGGCGCAGCGCGTTCGCGGCGTGCTGTTCGACGTCGGCGACGTCGCGGGCGGAGCATCCGCCGACCTGGTGGTCGACGCCACCGGTCGCGCCACCCGACTGCCGATGTGGCTGTCGCAGTGGGGTTTCGACGCGCCGCGCGAGGACACCGTGGACGTCGGCATCGCCTACGCCACCCACCAGGTGCACATTCCCGAGGGCCTGCTGCAGGAGAAGGTCGTCGTCGCGGGCGCGTCCCGCGAGGAGCCGGTCGGTCTGGGCATGCTGCTCTACGAGGACGGCTACTGGCGGTTGACCACCTTCGGCACCGGCAAGGTGCCGCCGCCGCGCGACTTCGCCGAGATGTGCGATTTGGCCGACCGCATCCTGCCCGAGCGGTTCGCCCGGGCCGTGCGCCGCGGCACCCCGGTCGGTGAGGTGGCGCAGCACAAGTACCCCAAGAGCCGATGGCGCCGCTACGACAAGCTCACCCGCTTCCCCGCCGGGATCATCCCGTTCGGCGACTCGGTGGTGAGCTTCAACCCCACCTACGGCCAGGGCATGACGATGACGGCGATCCAGGCGGGCAACCTGTCCCGCGCCCTCGCCGCCGGTCCCGCCGATGCGACCGACCTCGCGTCCCGCCTCGCCAAGGCGACCGCCAAGACGACGTTCCCGGTCTGGATGATGACCGCCATCGGCGACCACGCCCTGCACAACGCGGCGGGCGACGCCCCGCGGTGGTACGGCCCGGTGGGCTCGCTGTTCGACCAGTTCCTGGGCGCCGCCGAGACCGATCCCGTTCTCGCCGAATGGTTCCTGCGTCGGTTCAGCCTGCTCGACAGCCTCTACATGGTGCCCTCGCCGCGACTGGTCGGCCGCACCATCGCGCACAACGTGCGGCTGTGGACCGCCGAGAAGCGCGCCGCACGCCGCGAGCGGCAACCCGTGTCGGCGGGTTAG
- a CDS encoding lipase family protein — MGRVLGFVLAVMLLGTIGAMPAVHAEPDPTNDVRDPKYNEDEYIAFYTPPDPLPEGRPGDIIRSEPSRLVLEPSGQLGAIFANGTRIMYRSTNSRGEPMAVTGTYFEPWNAWPGKGPRPLIVYGPGTQGQGDQCAPSRQFNQGIHFSPFLDVTFNYEELFVATMVARGFAIVMTDYQGLGTPGLHTYVNRVAQGNAMLDAGRAAQRLPGTSLDPHGSVAFWGYSQGGGAAASAAELASSYAPDLDVVGTYAGAPPADLKELFPYADGSALVGVVGYALNSVITSYPEFADVIRSKMTPRGLDLLQKVQDQCIGETVAKFMFRHLQPYFNVDITTTVNEEPFASLFDMQKLGKFTPNAPALILSNRFDPLVPWTAANQLGRDWCSRGADVQFFTNEQPPFLNKLVINHALPMLVDGERAMQWIADRFNGAPTTPNCGEF, encoded by the coding sequence ATGGGTCGGGTGCTGGGGTTCGTTCTCGCGGTGATGCTGTTGGGCACGATCGGTGCGATGCCGGCGGTCCATGCGGAACCCGATCCGACGAACGACGTCCGCGACCCCAAGTACAACGAAGACGAGTACATCGCGTTCTACACCCCACCGGATCCGTTGCCGGAAGGCCGACCTGGCGACATCATCCGTAGTGAGCCGTCACGACTCGTGCTCGAACCGTCGGGTCAACTGGGTGCCATCTTCGCCAACGGCACACGAATCATGTACCGCAGCACCAACTCTCGCGGCGAACCGATGGCGGTCACCGGGACCTACTTCGAACCGTGGAACGCCTGGCCGGGCAAGGGCCCGCGGCCGCTCATCGTCTACGGTCCCGGCACGCAGGGGCAGGGGGACCAGTGCGCGCCGTCGCGGCAGTTCAACCAGGGCATCCACTTCTCGCCGTTCCTCGACGTCACCTTCAACTACGAGGAGCTGTTCGTGGCGACGATGGTGGCGCGTGGTTTCGCCATCGTCATGACCGACTACCAGGGCCTCGGCACGCCCGGACTCCACACGTACGTCAATCGGGTGGCGCAGGGCAACGCGATGCTCGACGCGGGACGCGCTGCGCAGCGGCTGCCCGGGACGTCGCTGGATCCGCATGGCTCCGTGGCGTTCTGGGGCTATTCCCAGGGTGGCGGCGCGGCGGCCTCGGCGGCCGAACTCGCGTCGTCCTACGCGCCGGACCTCGACGTCGTCGGAACCTACGCCGGCGCCCCACCGGCGGACCTCAAGGAACTGTTCCCGTACGCCGACGGCAGCGCGCTGGTCGGCGTGGTGGGCTACGCGCTCAACTCGGTGATCACCAGCTATCCCGAGTTCGCCGACGTCATCCGGTCGAAGATGACGCCCCGCGGACTGGACCTGCTGCAGAAGGTCCAGGACCAGTGCATCGGGGAGACCGTCGCCAAGTTCATGTTCCGGCACCTGCAGCCGTACTTCAACGTCGACATCACCACGACGGTCAACGAGGAGCCGTTCGCGTCGCTGTTCGACATGCAGAAGCTCGGCAAGTTCACGCCGAACGCGCCGGCATTGATCCTGAGCAACCGGTTCGACCCGCTGGTGCCGTGGACGGCGGCCAATCAACTCGGCCGCGACTGGTGCTCCCGTGGGGCCGACGTCCAGTTCTTCACCAACGAGCAGCCGCCGTTCCTCAACAAGCTGGTGATCAACCACGCGCTGCCCATGCTGGTCGACGGTGAGCGCGCCATGCAGTGGATCGCCGACCGCTTCAACGGCGCGCCGACGACGCCGAACTGCGGGGAGTTCTGA
- a CDS encoding TetR family transcriptional regulator — MRDLLGERDWSSITLTDVAKAAGISRQTIYNEFGSRQGLAEGYALRLADRLVDAVDKAIDGNVGNVHAAFLEGFRAFFAESAADPLVISLLTGVAKPDLLQIITTDSAPIITRASERLTATFMHSWVRASEEDAGVLARAIVRLAMSYVSMPPEATHDVARDLARLMAPFAERYGVVIDEGSN, encoded by the coding sequence ATGCGCGATCTGCTCGGCGAGCGCGACTGGTCGTCCATCACGCTGACCGACGTGGCCAAGGCCGCCGGGATCAGCAGGCAGACGATCTACAACGAGTTCGGTTCGCGGCAGGGCCTCGCCGAGGGGTATGCCCTGCGCCTGGCGGACCGGCTCGTCGACGCCGTGGACAAGGCCATCGACGGCAACGTGGGCAACGTGCATGCCGCGTTCCTCGAGGGATTCCGCGCGTTCTTCGCCGAATCGGCGGCTGACCCGCTGGTCATCTCGCTGCTCACCGGGGTGGCCAAGCCGGACCTCCTGCAGATCATCACCACCGACAGCGCGCCGATCATCACCCGGGCCAGCGAGCGGCTCACCGCGACCTTCATGCACAGCTGGGTGCGCGCGAGCGAGGAGGACGCCGGCGTGCTGGCCCGGGCCATCGTCCGGCTGGCGATGAGTTACGTGTCGATGCCGCCGGAGGCCACCCATGACGTGGCCCGGGACCTGGCGCGGTTGATGGCGCCGTTCGCCGAACGCTACGGCGTCGTGATCGACGAAGGATCGAACTGA
- a CDS encoding alkane 1-monooxygenase, producing MGLIAPTALFVVLPLIRLLNDAGWHAAAVAPLWIGPILVYLLLPTLDRFFGPDGQNPPDEVMERLENDRYYRYCTYAYIPFQYASVILGAYLFTASDLAWLGFDGGVNWVGKVGLALSVGVLGGVGINTAHELGHKKDALERWLSKITLAQTWYGHFYIEHNRGHHVRVATPEDPASARFGETFWEFLPRSVWGSLRSSWELEAKRLQRAGKPTWHWSNDVLNAWAMSLVLWGALTAAFGWGVLVYMAISAVYGFTLLETVNYLEHYGLLRQKTASGRYERCTPEHSWNSDHIVTNLFLYHLQRHSDHHANPTRRYQTLRSMDGAPNLPSGYASMIALTYVPALWRAVMDHRVLAHYGGDITRVNVHPRVRDRVLARYGDAADAGARA from the coding sequence ATGGGGCTCATCGCCCCGACGGCGCTGTTCGTCGTGCTGCCGCTGATCCGGCTGCTCAACGACGCCGGCTGGCACGCCGCGGCAGTCGCGCCGCTGTGGATCGGGCCGATCCTGGTGTACCTGCTGCTGCCGACGCTCGATCGGTTCTTCGGCCCGGACGGGCAGAATCCGCCCGACGAGGTGATGGAGCGCCTGGAGAACGACCGCTACTACCGCTACTGCACCTATGCCTACATCCCGTTCCAGTACGCCAGCGTCATCCTCGGCGCCTACCTCTTCACCGCGTCCGACCTCGCCTGGCTGGGCTTCGACGGCGGGGTGAACTGGGTCGGCAAGGTCGGTCTGGCGCTGTCGGTCGGCGTGCTGGGCGGCGTCGGCATCAACACCGCCCACGAACTCGGCCACAAGAAGGACGCGCTGGAGCGGTGGCTGTCCAAGATCACCCTGGCGCAGACCTGGTACGGCCACTTCTACATCGAGCACAACCGCGGCCACCACGTCCGCGTCGCCACCCCGGAGGACCCGGCGTCGGCGCGCTTCGGCGAGACCTTCTGGGAGTTCCTGCCGCGCAGCGTGTGGGGCAGCCTGCGCTCGTCGTGGGAGCTGGAAGCCAAGCGTCTGCAGCGCGCCGGCAAGCCGACGTGGCACTGGTCCAATGACGTGCTCAACGCGTGGGCGATGTCGCTGGTGCTGTGGGGCGCGCTCACCGCGGCGTTCGGCTGGGGCGTGCTCGTCTACATGGCGATCTCGGCGGTCTACGGCTTCACCCTGCTGGAAACGGTCAACTACCTCGAGCACTACGGGCTGCTGCGGCAGAAGACGGCCAGCGGCCGCTACGAACGCTGCACCCCCGAGCACAGCTGGAACTCCGATCACATCGTGACCAACCTGTTCCTCTACCACCTGCAGCGTCACAGCGACCACCACGCCAACCCGACCCGGCGCTATCAGACGCTGCGCAGCATGGACGGCGCCCCGAACCTGCCCAGCGGCTACGCGTCGATGATCGCGCTGACCTACGTCCCGGCGCTGTGGCGGGCGGTGATGGACCACCGCGTGCTCGCCCATTACGGCGGCGACATCACGCGGGTGAACGTGCACCCGCGGGTACGCGACCGCGTGCTCGCCCGCTACGGCGACGCGGCCGACGCGGGCGCACGAGCATGA